GATTTCAGTGAGCATACTATAGATTTCGATAGCAGTTCTCAAAAACTCACCATTACTAATCCAGAAAGTACTTTTTTTATTTCTCAAGCTGGCACATTCAGCTATACTATCAAAGACAATCTAATTACTATTGAGGGTGATAATGGCTATTTTTATGAGCTAAAAGATAGTAAACTCATACTAACACGAGATGACAATCCCCTTATTGCTGATGATGAATTAACTTTGATTTACTATAAAAACTAAACTGCTCTTTCCCGCAATATTCTAAGGTTCACACCTTCTTCTATCTAAATCTTGTCTTTCATATCTTCTTCTGTTTTACACAAAAAAAGATAAGCTTCAGATAAGCCTTTTTGGTCTTTTTCCAATTCACAATCATGGTAATTCTCGTGTAAAAACCACCAAATTATACGAAATTTGAGGAGCAGTCAAATCCTTGACAAACTCTACAACAAAACATGATAAAAAAAATATTACTCACACCTTTTCAAAAATTCGCCAAAATTCAGAGTGCCAGTGGTATCTTACTTTTCGCTGCCACAGCTATTGCCATGATTTGGGCAAACTCAGCCTTTAGTGAATCCTACCAATCGCTTTGGGAATATAAAATAGGTATTACTTCAGAAGATTTCGAACTCAACAAACCGTTAATCCTCTGGATTAATGATGGGCTCATGGCTATCTTCTTTTTCGTAATTGGCCTTGAAATAAAACGAGAGTTATTAGTTGGTGAATTAAATTCTGTTCGCAAAGCTACCTTCCCCCTTTTTGCTGCTATTGGTGGTATGATTACTCCTTTTGCTTTGTTTTACTTTTTAAATGAATCTCCTGAAACAGCCAATGGCTGGGGTATTCCTATGGCCACAGACATTGCTTTTTCTTTGGCTATCATCAAGCTACTTGGAAAGAGGGTACCATTGAGTTTAAAAATATTCTTAACGGCTTTTGCTATTATTGATGATTTAGGTGCCGTTTTAGTTATAGCCATTTTCTACAGCACGGGTATCGACTGGAATCTCATACTTTATACATTATTACCATTTATAATTTTAGCATACCTTTCATTTAAAGGGTCTTACTCCGGTATATTAACTTTAATCTTGGGTATTGTAGTTTGGTATTTATTCTTAAAATCGGGCATTCATCCTACCATCGCTGGTGTACTCTTGGCATTCACTGTGCCTATCAGTCAAAAAATTGACATTAGTTCTTTCAAACATAGGCTTTTGAGTGTTGTTAGACGAATCAGCAAATCCGAAGACCCTGACATACCTGTGTTAGCCAAAGAGCAGGTGGAACAGATAGAAGAGTTAGAGGAGATTGTAAACAAATTCAACTCTCCGTTACAGAAACTTGAGCATCAGCTTCACGGCTGGGTAGCTTATTTCATTATGCCTGTTTTTGCCTTGGCTAATGCAGGTGTCATCTTTTCGTCGGATATGGTTTTAGATACGCCGCTGATTCTCAATTTAACCCTTGCATTGTTTGTCGGTAAGTTTATAGGGGTCTCCTTATTCTCTTACATAAGTATCAAACTAAAATTAGCAGAACTCCCTGAAGATATCAATTACTTACAAATAGTAGGTATTTCTATTCTGGCGGGTGTGGGTTTTACCATGTCTATATTTATAGCCAATCTAGCCTTTTCAGGCAGTCCAACCTATATGGACTCAGCCAAAATGGGAATTATAGCAGGTTCAGTAATTTCAGGAATAGTAGGTTACATTATTCTAAGAATTAGCAAAAACGTTAGTTCAAGCTAGAAAGAATAGCAGTTGACGAAAAGGTTTAAAGCTTAAGCCTTTTCGTCAATATACTTGTAGACTAAGTAGAGCATTAAGCCAAAAAGTAATAAGACTACAGAAAGGGCCAATCTTAAGCCAAAAATGTCTGACAAGAAACCAATGCTAGGTGGGCCTACAAAAAAGCCAGTATAGCCTATACTTGTAGCCATGGCTATTCCAACAGCTGGTTTTACACCTTTGGTGTTTCCAGCCAACGAAAAGATAATAGGCACAGCAGTAGCTACACCCAATCCTACCAAAAAGAAGCCTAAGAAGGCAGTAAAAACAGAAACATGAACTAAGGCTATCCCAAGCCCTATAATGGCACAAATGGCGTCATACTTCAATAGTTTTTTACGACCAAAGTAGGTTGTCAATTTGTCACCAAATAGCCTTCCTAGCGTCATTCCTCCAGCGTAAACACCAAAAGCTATGGCACTAAAAGTAGGCTCCTTACCTACCACAGTATTCATATAAATAGCCGACCAATCTGTCATAGAGCCCTCCCCTATCATGGAACATAAGGCAATAATACCAAGAGGAATAATAGCTTTTGATGGCCACATAAACCCACTAGATTCTTCAGACTCATCTGTAGTTTCTTTATCGCTAATAAGGTGAAAGGAAGCTATAATAACTATAACTAGACAAGCCGCACATAAAACCGACAAATGAGTTAAAAGACTAATATCAAAGTGCGAAAACAAACCTCCACTACCTGCTCCCAAGGCCATACCAATGCTAAAAACAGCATGAAAAGAAGAGATAATAGGTTTACCCCATAATCTTTCTACATAAACCGCTTGCCCATTAGCACATACATCCATAGAGCCCGTAGCTGTACCCAAGAGAAACAAGAAAATCCCTGCAAAAACTACATCCGGATATAGTACAACAAAAGGTGTAAAAATACAGAACAGAATCCCTGATACTCTCGTGATTCCATCAGAACCATACTTTGTAGTTAACCATCCCGTAAAGGGCATGGCGGTCATGGCACCCGCGGCTACTAAAAAAAGTAAGGTTCCTAAAACGCTGTTACTTATATTGAAAAAGGCCTGCAACTCTGGCAACCGAGCCATCAAATTGGCATATAAAAAACCATTGACAAAAAAGAAGGCAGATACTGCCATTCTACTATTTCGCATCGTTGATACCTTTGGGTCTTAATTTTGAAATGCCAAAATTAAGAGCATATCTCAGGAAAGAACATTATTTTTGATTAGATATTCGACCAATCATAAAATACCTTCTCAATATGAAATTCAAACACTGCATATTAAGCCTCTCACTATTATTAATAGCCATCACTACACAAGCTCAAATCAAAACCTTAATTATAGACGGGCAAAACAATCATGACCAATGGCCAAAAATCACTTTCATGATGAAAAACTATTTGGAAGAAAGTGGCAAATTCACGGTAGACGTTAAAAGAACGGCTTACACTTGGAAGGGTGATAAATACATTGCTGAATTCCCTATTGACGGTGTACCTGAAACCGAAGCTTTGGAAAAGGCAAAAGCTGATCCAAATTTCACTCCTAACTTCAAAGCTTATGATTTAGTTATTACCAATTTTGGATGGAATGCGGCACCTTGGCCAGAAGCTACTCAAAAAGCATTTGAAAAATACATTAAATCGGGTGGAGGCTTGGTAGTGGTTCATGCCGCCGACAATTCCTTCCCAGAATGGACAGCATATAACGAAATGATAGCCATTGGTGGATGGGGAGACCGTACAGAAAAAGACGGCCCTTATGTATATTATGATAACGACGGCAAGCTACAAAAAGACATGACTGCTGGAAATGCAGGACATCATGGCCCTCAGCATGAATATCAAATTCAGATAAGAAAAACCGAACACCCTATTACAAAAGGAATGCCGCTAAAATGGCTTCATACCAAAGATGAACTTTACGACCAACTAAGAGGGCCTGCCAAAAACATGAACGTACTGGCTACAGCATATTCCAGTAAAGAATTTGGCGGAACAGACAGGCATGAACCTATGTTGATGACCATTGATTATGGTAAAGGACGTATTTTTCATACGCCAATGGGGCATGTAGATTACTCGGTTTCTTGTGTAGGTTTTATTACAAGTCTGCTCCGAGGCTCTGAATGGGCGGCCACAGGCAAAGTGACTATTCCTATCCCTTCTGATTTCCCAACTGCTGAGCAGACTAGCCAAAGAGCAGAGTAAGCAGAACAGTAAAGGATGGTTCAATAAACTATTCAAACTAAGTTTGAATAAGGCTTTTTTATGCCCAACCCTATTAAACGACCAAGCTGACTTCCTCTTCTCTAAGAGAAGAAGAAGTCTTCATGAAAACTATGCTGAATTTTATTTTGCTTTTCTTAAAAGAAAGTGCCCAATCATCGGAGCCTTTTTGGTTATTT
This sequence is a window from Arcticibacterium luteifluviistationis. Protein-coding genes within it:
- the nhaA gene encoding Na+/H+ antiporter NhaA produces the protein MIKKILLTPFQKFAKIQSASGILLFAATAIAMIWANSAFSESYQSLWEYKIGITSEDFELNKPLILWINDGLMAIFFFVIGLEIKRELLVGELNSVRKATFPLFAAIGGMITPFALFYFLNESPETANGWGIPMATDIAFSLAIIKLLGKRVPLSLKIFLTAFAIIDDLGAVLVIAIFYSTGIDWNLILYTLLPFIILAYLSFKGSYSGILTLILGIVVWYLFLKSGIHPTIAGVLLAFTVPISQKIDISSFKHRLLSVVRRISKSEDPDIPVLAKEQVEQIEELEEIVNKFNSPLQKLEHQLHGWVAYFIMPVFALANAGVIFSSDMVLDTPLILNLTLALFVGKFIGVSLFSYISIKLKLAELPEDINYLQIVGISILAGVGFTMSIFIANLAFSGSPTYMDSAKMGIIAGSVISGIVGYIILRISKNVSSS
- a CDS encoding MFS transporter; this encodes MAVSAFFFVNGFLYANLMARLPELQAFFNISNSVLGTLLFLVAAGAMTAMPFTGWLTTKYGSDGITRVSGILFCIFTPFVVLYPDVVFAGIFLFLLGTATGSMDVCANGQAVYVERLWGKPIISSFHAVFSIGMALGAGSGGLFSHFDISLLTHLSVLCAACLVIVIIASFHLISDKETTDESEESSGFMWPSKAIIPLGIIALCSMIGEGSMTDWSAIYMNTVVGKEPTFSAIAFGVYAGGMTLGRLFGDKLTTYFGRKKLLKYDAICAIIGLGIALVHVSVFTAFLGFFLVGLGVATAVPIIFSLAGNTKGVKPAVGIAMATSIGYTGFFVGPPSIGFLSDIFGLRLALSVVLLLFGLMLYLVYKYIDEKA
- a CDS encoding ThuA domain-containing protein, which encodes MKFKHCILSLSLLLIAITTQAQIKTLIIDGQNNHDQWPKITFMMKNYLEESGKFTVDVKRTAYTWKGDKYIAEFPIDGVPETEALEKAKADPNFTPNFKAYDLVITNFGWNAAPWPEATQKAFEKYIKSGGGLVVVHAADNSFPEWTAYNEMIAIGGWGDRTEKDGPYVYYDNDGKLQKDMTAGNAGHHGPQHEYQIQIRKTEHPITKGMPLKWLHTKDELYDQLRGPAKNMNVLATAYSSKEFGGTDRHEPMLMTIDYGKGRIFHTPMGHVDYSVSCVGFITSLLRGSEWAATGKVTIPIPSDFPTAEQTSQRAE